A window of the Salipiger sp. H15 genome harbors these coding sequences:
- a CDS encoding chromosomal replication initiator DnaA, translated as MIMPRQLPLPLPVRAALGREDYFVSSSNSLAVALLDGWQSWPAGKLLLVGPAGSGKTHLAHVWAAESGATIVPATALPDLSIPDLAEGPSCVENVPRIAGNRPAEEALFHLHNLALAQGQPLLLSAETAPRHWPLSLPDLKSRMEGTQTATLREPDDALLAAVLAKLLADRHCIPAPDVIPYLLRQMPRSFAMAQRVAAELDARALGRARGITRALARDVLISLDRRG; from the coding sequence ATGATCATGCCAAGGCAGCTTCCCCTGCCCCTGCCGGTCCGCGCGGCGCTGGGGCGTGAGGACTATTTCGTCAGCTCGTCCAACAGCCTCGCCGTGGCGCTGCTCGACGGCTGGCAGAGCTGGCCGGCGGGCAAGCTGCTGCTGGTCGGCCCGGCGGGATCGGGCAAGACCCATCTCGCGCATGTGTGGGCGGCCGAGAGCGGCGCGACGATCGTCCCCGCCACCGCCCTGCCGGACCTGTCTATCCCCGACCTCGCCGAGGGGCCGAGCTGCGTCGAGAACGTTCCGCGGATCGCCGGGAACCGCCCCGCCGAGGAGGCGCTCTTCCACCTGCACAACCTCGCGCTGGCGCAGGGCCAGCCGCTGCTGCTGAGCGCCGAGACCGCGCCGCGCCACTGGCCGCTGAGCCTGCCCGACCTGAAATCGCGCATGGAGGGCACCCAGACCGCCACCCTGCGCGAGCCCGACGACGCGCTTCTCGCGGCGGTGCTGGCCAAGCTGCTCGCCGACCGGCACTGCATCCCCGCCCCCGACGTCATCCCCTACCTGCTGCGCCAGATGCCGCGCAGCTTCGCCATGGCGCAGCGCGTCGCCGCCGAGCTCGACGCCCGCGCCCTCGGCCGCGCCCGCGGGATCACCCGCGCGCTTGCCCGCGACGTGCTGATCTCGCTCGACCGCCGGGGCTAG
- a CDS encoding AI-2E family transporter, with amino-acid sequence MALPVRDQMKYWGVAAIVFAVVLWYLGNVLLPFILGGAIAYFLDPVADRLERMGLSRAMATMVITLAGVLIFVILAIAVIPTLIRQAGDLIETAPQLFRDLRDFIGVHFPTLVDEGSPMREAIGSVGETVKERGAELLNTALSSAMSVINILMLFVIVPVVAVYLLLDWDRMVARIDELLPRDHAPVIRQIAAEIDRTLAGFVRGMGSVCLILGCYYAIALALVGLNFGLVVGVIAGLLTFIPYVGAIIGGALAIGLALFQFWGEWYWIAAVAGIFFLGQFLEGNFLTPKLVGSSIGLHPVWLILALSVFGTLFGFVGMLVAVPLAAAIGVIMRFAVERYKDSRLYRGLETDVFHDARPAVDPEAP; translated from the coding sequence ATGGCGCTCCCCGTGCGCGATCAGATGAAATACTGGGGCGTGGCCGCCATCGTCTTTGCCGTGGTGCTCTGGTATCTCGGCAACGTCCTGCTGCCGTTCATCCTCGGCGGCGCGATCGCCTATTTCCTCGACCCGGTCGCCGACCGGCTCGAGCGGATGGGACTGAGCCGCGCCATGGCCACGATGGTGATCACCCTCGCCGGGGTGCTGATCTTCGTCATCCTCGCCATCGCCGTCATCCCGACGCTGATCCGGCAGGCGGGCGACCTGATCGAGACCGCGCCGCAGCTCTTCCGCGACCTGCGCGATTTCATCGGCGTGCACTTCCCGACGCTGGTCGACGAGGGCAGCCCGATGCGCGAGGCGATCGGCTCGGTGGGCGAGACGGTCAAGGAGCGCGGGGCGGAGCTGCTGAACACCGCGCTCAGCTCGGCCATGTCGGTGATCAACATCCTGATGCTCTTCGTCATCGTGCCGGTGGTGGCGGTCTACCTGCTGCTCGACTGGGACCGGATGGTGGCGCGCATCGACGAGTTGCTGCCGCGCGACCACGCCCCGGTGATCCGCCAGATCGCCGCCGAGATAGACCGCACCCTCGCCGGCTTCGTGCGCGGCATGGGCTCGGTCTGCCTGATCCTCGGCTGCTACTACGCCATCGCGCTGGCGCTGGTCGGGCTGAACTTCGGCCTCGTGGTCGGGGTCATCGCGGGGCTGCTGACCTTCATCCCCTACGTCGGCGCGATCATCGGCGGCGCGCTGGCCATCGGCCTCGCGCTCTTCCAGTTCTGGGGCGAATGGTACTGGATCGCCGCCGTTGCGGGGATCTTCTTCCTCGGCCAGTTCCTCGAGGGCAATTTCCTCACCCCGAAACTGGTCGGCAGCTCGATCGGGCTGCACCCGGTCTGGCTGATCCTCGCGCTGTCGGTCTTCGGCACGCTCTTCGGCTTCGTCGGCATGCTGGTGGCGGTGCCGCTGGCGGCGGCGATCGGCGTGATCATGCGTTTCGCCGTCGAGCGCTACAAGGACAGCCGCCTCTACCGGGGCCTCGAGACGGACGTCTTCCACGACGCCCGCCCTGCGGTGGACCCGGAGGCTCCATGA